The proteins below are encoded in one region of Candidatus Eisenbacteria bacterium:
- a CDS encoding T9SS type A sorting domain-containing protein, with protein MNRMRTTAILAAFFPLSLLFVAPAEGTVRATPRGIDPNRDPRGESVSSAGDLVSTKQAAPGDTVWIRVHDDGSCDPTGDPADGGQGTGLAPGGATWCWEGGLVAPGVHDSCSSTSYYGYGLPGCFRHYDVTAAIPNFWHLDTLMAFNPMIEESTAWCGQRADSPNWANPSGYGPDYDCNLILNLGRAGETFNAADGFTVGGVHMYDCEVGYDWCYLDYSLSNDPPTAAWLPLAVFTGTSNPEPGCPDSSDYGCAQYDPFSAIGPSLDNSTEDLLVRWRFLSDKCWDDQDGAGGAHTDGAWRVDHVSVKGRLSPSSFYPFNDPGSRDTYEDFEEGMPPEWAIPHYPHAQIGGYWNGGRWVDGVPTTCDWWHMEVDPGYANQGGTCTYSNNWMWAADDEAFTQNNEDLYHYRLVSPAFACGEDNPYYDPDGMGPGPDNQWTGVVVESDEYICIKDEVGDVTDTKTRVFDSAKGCWSLWRGDNYVSVGGCMFWNVDRARNWSEFLGPGIDSIQFAWDFFDRCDYRASMELPCMGRHTGATYLVDNVSVGVFDSHGTRWKQGASQRFADTFDRSLSMHSLYRENPDLTPTVPWETEDSLTIFVSDPDKLYSGPPPLNSDVHLHWRISTDCGATWDKEPSRPRGSTAFPTVPWNEKTMNYSRALSGPHVEMDAEVLVGLGPEEGTDETDGVERWNRVHENAGVYASIITRGDNTCYLNGAELWPEGTEIEYFMTARDSLDDRDTFPNRNAINRNAEELVETAAGREHDRREGWPFIVRVLPCPTSVRPLPSGQNHAVLLVDSYGRRDYDISADRDDEKRGVRCFPLVSQIYRETLDRLGVQYDFYRAGYGARRESGRGLDSQPWACQRYGGVLNHRYGMTRRYHTVIWFFGEYNSETVHPSSQLEIRDYIDRNGLTFPDSANLWLIGDDLCEDEMLTDPAWTDPYGEYETDGAYLWTTLAGLNGVSGGCDDDDGISPPYGMGLVGQVGTVLAGITAAQGYWDCPIRHNPDKGATVQTATSILKYATDQGPSKFCTSLQRHPTGSKVVVSLVGLELLCSERERDCIAQCILGPDCFGAGIPDPISDCSIEVGTGSGHDAPERLAIRANRPNPFNPTTTIGFDLPWEDNVTVRIFDAAGRRVRELMSGKVEAGADRRVVWDGRNDQGEPAASGVYFCRIEARGETAIRKMVLLR; from the coding sequence ATGAACCGCATGCGAACCACCGCGATTCTCGCCGCTTTCTTCCCGCTTTCGTTGCTCTTCGTAGCGCCCGCCGAAGGGACGGTCCGCGCCACGCCGCGCGGAATCGATCCGAACCGCGATCCGCGAGGGGAATCGGTTTCCTCCGCCGGCGATCTCGTATCGACAAAACAGGCCGCGCCCGGGGACACGGTCTGGATTCGGGTTCACGACGACGGGAGCTGCGATCCGACCGGTGATCCGGCGGATGGCGGCCAGGGGACCGGACTCGCCCCCGGCGGGGCGACCTGGTGCTGGGAAGGCGGGCTTGTCGCGCCCGGCGTCCACGACTCCTGCTCCTCCACCTCCTACTACGGCTACGGTCTCCCCGGGTGCTTCCGGCATTACGACGTCACCGCCGCGATCCCCAACTTCTGGCACCTGGACACGCTGATGGCCTTTAACCCCATGATCGAGGAATCCACCGCCTGGTGCGGACAAAGGGCTGATTCGCCCAACTGGGCGAATCCGTCGGGGTACGGTCCCGATTATGACTGCAACCTGATCCTGAATCTCGGGCGGGCGGGCGAGACGTTCAACGCGGCGGACGGCTTCACCGTCGGCGGCGTGCACATGTACGACTGCGAAGTCGGATACGACTGGTGCTATCTCGATTACTCTCTTTCGAACGACCCGCCGACCGCCGCATGGCTCCCCCTCGCCGTCTTCACGGGAACGAGCAACCCGGAACCGGGATGCCCCGACAGCAGCGATTACGGATGCGCCCAGTACGATCCCTTCTCGGCGATCGGTCCCTCCCTCGACAACTCCACCGAGGACCTCTTGGTTCGTTGGCGCTTCCTGTCCGACAAATGCTGGGACGACCAAGACGGTGCGGGAGGCGCCCATACCGACGGCGCCTGGCGGGTGGACCACGTCTCCGTCAAGGGGCGGCTCTCTCCGAGCAGCTTCTACCCCTTCAACGACCCCGGATCGCGCGACACCTACGAAGATTTCGAAGAGGGCATGCCGCCCGAGTGGGCTATTCCCCACTATCCGCACGCGCAGATCGGCGGATACTGGAACGGAGGGCGTTGGGTCGACGGCGTCCCGACGACCTGCGATTGGTGGCACATGGAAGTCGATCCCGGATACGCCAACCAGGGCGGGACCTGCACCTACTCGAACAACTGGATGTGGGCCGCAGACGACGAGGCGTTCACCCAGAACAATGAAGACCTCTACCACTACCGTCTCGTCTCGCCGGCCTTCGCCTGCGGCGAGGACAATCCCTACTACGATCCGGACGGGATGGGCCCGGGCCCGGACAATCAATGGACGGGCGTCGTCGTCGAATCCGACGAATACATCTGCATCAAGGACGAGGTCGGAGACGTGACGGACACGAAGACGCGCGTCTTCGACTCGGCGAAAGGATGCTGGAGTCTCTGGCGGGGAGACAACTACGTTTCCGTCGGCGGCTGCATGTTTTGGAACGTCGACCGCGCTCGGAACTGGTCCGAATTTCTCGGCCCCGGCATCGACTCCATCCAGTTCGCCTGGGATTTCTTCGATCGCTGCGATTACCGAGCCTCCATGGAACTGCCCTGCATGGGCCGGCACACGGGGGCGACCTATCTCGTCGACAACGTCAGCGTCGGGGTGTTCGATTCTCACGGGACCCGTTGGAAACAGGGCGCGAGCCAGCGCTTCGCCGACACGTTTGACCGCTCTCTGTCGATGCACTCCCTTTACCGGGAAAACCCGGACCTGACCCCCACCGTTCCCTGGGAGACGGAGGATTCCCTCACGATCTTCGTGAGCGATCCGGACAAGCTTTATAGCGGCCCTCCCCCGCTCAACTCGGACGTTCATCTTCACTGGCGCATTTCCACCGACTGCGGCGCGACATGGGACAAGGAACCGTCCCGACCGCGCGGTTCCACCGCGTTCCCCACGGTGCCGTGGAACGAGAAAACCATGAACTATTCGCGCGCCCTATCCGGTCCCCATGTGGAAATGGACGCCGAGGTGCTTGTCGGTCTCGGGCCGGAGGAAGGAACGGACGAAACGGACGGCGTCGAACGGTGGAATCGCGTCCACGAGAACGCCGGCGTGTACGCGTCCATCATCACGCGCGGCGACAATACGTGCTACCTGAACGGCGCCGAACTCTGGCCCGAGGGAACGGAGATCGAGTACTTCATGACCGCGAGGGACAGCCTGGACGACCGCGATACCTTCCCGAACCGAAACGCGATCAACCGGAACGCGGAGGAGCTGGTGGAGACCGCGGCCGGCCGGGAACACGACCGGCGGGAAGGATGGCCGTTCATCGTGCGCGTTCTTCCCTGCCCGACATCGGTGCGGCCCCTCCCTTCCGGCCAAAACCACGCGGTTCTTCTGGTCGATTCCTACGGCCGGCGAGACTACGACATCAGCGCGGACCGGGACGACGAAAAGCGCGGCGTCCGCTGCTTCCCCCTTGTCTCTCAGATCTATCGGGAAACCCTGGACCGGCTCGGCGTCCAATACGATTTCTACCGCGCCGGGTACGGCGCGCGGCGCGAATCGGGCCGGGGGCTCGATTCCCAGCCCTGGGCGTGCCAAAGATACGGGGGCGTGCTCAACCACCGGTACGGCATGACGCGGCGGTACCACACGGTCATCTGGTTCTTCGGCGAGTACAACTCCGAGACGGTGCATCCCAGCTCGCAACTCGAGATCCGGGACTATATCGATCGGAACGGTTTGACCTTCCCCGATTCCGCCAATCTCTGGTTGATCGGCGATGATCTCTGCGAGGACGAGATGCTGACCGACCCGGCCTGGACCGATCCCTACGGCGAATATGAGACCGACGGCGCGTACCTCTGGACCACACTCGCGGGATTGAACGGCGTCTCCGGCGGCTGCGACGACGACGACGGCATCTCGCCCCCTTACGGAATGGGGCTCGTGGGACAGGTGGGAACGGTGCTCGCGGGCATCACGGCGGCGCAGGGATACTGGGACTGCCCGATCCGCCACAACCCGGACAAGGGGGCGACGGTCCAAACCGCCACGTCGATTCTGAAGTACGCCACGGACCAAGGACCGTCCAAGTTTTGCACCTCGCTGCAACGCCACCCGACCGGCTCGAAGGTCGTCGTCTCCCTGGTCGGTCTCGAGCTTCTCTGTTCCGAAAGGGAGAGGGACTGCATCGCCCAATGCATTTTAGGACCCGATTGTTTCGGCGCGGGCATTCCCGATCCGATCTCCGACTGCTCCATCGAAGTCGGCACCGGCTCCGGACATGACGCGCCGGAGCGCCTCGCCATCCGCGCCAACCGTCCCAACCCCTTCAATCCGACGACGACGATCGGTTTCGACCTGCCGTGGGAGGACAACGTAACGGTTCGGATTTTCGACGCGGCGGGACGAAGGGTCCGCGAGCTCATGAGCGGAAAGGTCGAAGCGGGCGCGGACCGGCGGGTCGTCTGGGACGGACGGAACGATCAGGGCGAACCGGCGGCGAGCGGGGTCTACTTCTGCCGTATCGAAGCCCGCGGCGAAACGGCGATCCGCAAGATGGTGCTTCTGCGTTAG
- a CDS encoding AraC family transcriptional regulator — translation MLRVLVHIQRNLDRDLSLEELARIACFSPYHFHRIFRGMTGETLAVHIRRIRLERAALRLATTRRAILDIALEAGYESHEAFTRAFGAMTGLSPSRFRERRRLVSENGTARVRFDPEGGAEDFQPIDTGGSNMDARMETIGPLRVAFVRHTGPYDECGKAWGTLCAVLGPKGLLGPDTRFLGLCHDDPEVTPPEKIRYDACAVVDERFQPEGEVGAQVLPEGEYAMALHRGPYSGLAAAYAELCGQWVARQGREVASAPSLEFYRNDPNTTAPEDLLTEICVPLEPAE, via the coding sequence ATGCTCCGCGTACTGGTTCACATTCAAAGAAACCTGGACCGGGATCTGTCGCTGGAGGAACTGGCGCGCATCGCCTGCTTCTCGCCCTATCATTTCCACCGCATCTTCCGCGGCATGACGGGAGAGACTCTCGCCGTCCACATCCGGAGGATCCGTCTGGAGAGGGCCGCCCTTCGGCTCGCGACGACCCGCCGCGCGATCCTCGATATCGCGCTCGAGGCGGGATACGAAAGCCACGAGGCGTTCACCCGCGCTTTCGGCGCCATGACCGGTCTCTCCCCCTCCCGGTTCCGCGAGCGGCGCCGCCTCGTATCGGAGAACGGAACGGCACGGGTACGTTTCGATCCCGAAGGGGGCGCCGAGGATTTTCAACCGATCGACACGGGAGGATCGAACATGGACGCCAGGATGGAAACGATCGGACCGCTCCGGGTCGCCTTCGTGCGGCACACCGGTCCCTACGACGAATGCGGGAAGGCGTGGGGGACGCTCTGCGCGGTGCTCGGTCCGAAGGGGCTGCTCGGCCCGGACACGCGTTTTTTGGGACTCTGCCACGACGACCCGGAGGTGACGCCGCCGGAAAAGATCCGATACGACGCCTGCGCCGTGGTGGACGAGCGCTTTCAGCCCGAGGGAGAGGTGGGCGCTCAGGTCCTACCCGAGGGGGAGTACGCGATGGCTCTTCACCGAGGCCCCTACTCCGGCCTCGCGGCGGCCTACGCCGAGCTGTGCGGGCAGTGGGTGGCGCGCCAAGGACGGGAGGTCGCCTCCGCTCCGAGCCTCGAGTTCTACCGGAATGACCCCAACACCACCGCCCCGGAGGACCTCCTCACCGAAATTTGCGTCCCCCTCGAACCGGCGGAGTGA
- a CDS encoding MFS transporter, which translates to METAGTTVKKQSFLQQIRGLPPNFWFANLMEIFERLAFFGVRAVAPLYLVASAERNGLGLSFQEKGDIYMIWALIQCLIPMVSGGYTERYGYRKSLVVAFLFNMAGYLGMARSLSITESLAANGWEGAGFWVFLFSASLVAFGTAVFKPAVHGTIAKSTTEETSSMGWGMFYWVVNIGGALAPMCAAPLRGEINWHLVFYGAMFVTAFNFVPAFLLYKEPEKTPPKEGEVEKGPVGVFVTSIATVFKDVRLVVFLAIFSCFWLMFMQLWDLLPNFIEEWVDTSGVAGYFGFFSGSWLLESGQVKPEMIININPWSIILLVIPISWLVGRINKVAAMVIGMLISLVGFTACGATMIGWFVCLMLLLFSIGEMTCSPTFSAYVGLIAPPDKKALYMGYSNIPFAIGWALGNGIGGRWYEKWSSKFDLAREYMTGHFGVSREAAEALPNSEVMQALAAKMNGGAGAPIPEATRLLWDVYHPWKVWFYLGAFGLAGTIGMILFYVATRKTAHRVEA; encoded by the coding sequence ATGGAAACCGCCGGGACGACAGTGAAAAAGCAATCCTTCTTGCAACAGATCCGCGGCCTACCGCCCAATTTCTGGTTCGCCAACTTGATGGAGATCTTCGAGCGACTCGCCTTCTTCGGCGTGCGGGCCGTGGCTCCCCTCTATCTGGTCGCGTCCGCGGAGAGGAACGGGCTCGGCCTCAGCTTCCAGGAGAAGGGGGACATCTACATGATCTGGGCGCTGATCCAGTGCCTGATCCCGATGGTCTCCGGCGGATACACCGAGCGCTACGGCTATCGAAAAAGCCTGGTCGTCGCCTTTCTCTTCAACATGGCCGGCTATCTCGGCATGGCGCGCTCCCTGTCGATCACCGAATCCCTCGCCGCCAACGGATGGGAGGGGGCCGGTTTCTGGGTCTTCCTCTTCTCCGCGAGCCTGGTCGCCTTCGGAACCGCCGTCTTCAAGCCGGCGGTGCACGGCACCATCGCCAAGTCGACGACCGAGGAAACCTCGTCGATGGGGTGGGGGATGTTCTACTGGGTGGTCAACATCGGCGGCGCCCTCGCCCCCATGTGCGCCGCTCCGCTCCGCGGCGAGATCAACTGGCACCTGGTCTTCTACGGCGCCATGTTCGTGACCGCCTTCAACTTCGTCCCCGCCTTCCTTCTCTACAAAGAGCCGGAGAAGACGCCGCCCAAGGAGGGCGAGGTGGAGAAAGGGCCGGTCGGCGTTTTCGTCACGTCCATCGCCACGGTCTTCAAGGACGTCCGCCTGGTGGTCTTCCTGGCGATCTTCTCCTGCTTCTGGCTGATGTTCATGCAGCTCTGGGACCTGCTCCCCAACTTCATCGAGGAGTGGGTCGACACCTCCGGCGTGGCGGGCTACTTCGGCTTCTTCAGCGGGAGCTGGCTCCTGGAGAGCGGCCAGGTGAAGCCGGAGATGATCATCAACATCAATCCCTGGTCGATCATCCTGCTGGTGATCCCCATCTCCTGGCTGGTGGGGCGAATCAACAAAGTGGCGGCGATGGTGATCGGCATGCTGATCTCCCTCGTCGGTTTCACCGCCTGCGGCGCCACCATGATCGGCTGGTTCGTCTGCCTTATGCTGCTCCTCTTCTCCATCGGCGAGATGACCTGCAGTCCCACCTTCAGCGCCTACGTGGGGCTGATCGCCCCGCCAGACAAAAAGGCGCTCTACATGGGCTACTCGAACATCCCCTTCGCCATCGGCTGGGCGCTCGGCAACGGGATCGGCGGCCGCTGGTACGAGAAGTGGTCGAGCAAGTTCGATCTCGCCCGCGAGTACATGACCGGGCACTTCGGCGTGAGCCGCGAGGCGGCGGAGGCGCTTCCCAACTCCGAGGTGATGCAGGCGTTGGCCGCGAAGATGAACGGGGGCGCCGGGGCGCCCATCCCCGAGGCGACGCGGCTTCTCTGGGACGTCTATCATCCGTGGAAGGTCTGGTTCTATCTGGGCGCCTTCGGGCTCGCCGGCACCATCGGTATGATCCTCTTCTACGTGGCGACACGGAAGACGGCGCACCGGGTGGAGGCGTAG
- a CDS encoding S9 family peptidase, which translates to MRRPFFLLLSSIAFALLLLPAACSVEPGDDGPPRAPVHTVTDTYWGVDVRDDYRYMENAADPEALSWAEAQNAYTRAWLDACPHREPLARRVAELLGSDSPDVVSIKRGGNRVFAAVHRPPAQQPFLVEMLSFDKPDDYRIVFDPNALDSSGGTTMDWYVPSHDGAMIAVSLSRHGTEDGTLYVYDTDSGERLADEIPRVQGGTAGGDAAWSADNGGLYYTRYPYPGERPDEDLAFYQQVWFHRLGDPIENDRYVIGEEFPRIAEIGLEADEKGSVIASVSYGDGGEYAYWLLRPGANWTRFADFADGVQAARFGGDGNIYLLSRKDAPNKKILRLSPRKPDIARAETIVPEPKDHAISWFVAGEKRLYLVEMVGGPSRLQPVDLSGRPLDPVRLGEISSVSRVTHLGGDRVLVRRETHTEPPAWYEYRPGLQEARRTALALTSPADFSGVEVTRVFAVADDGVEIPIFIMKKKETPLDGTAPLLLTSYGCYGFSQRPRFRENRLVWLEQGGIHAEAGIRGGGEYGDAWHQAARLERKKRSIDDMAACARHLAGAGYASPDRIAVEGGSAGGLLVYGVMVHHPETIGAVVSHVGFGDMIRSEFSPNGRFNVTEFGTVEDSVQFAGMYGYSPYHHIRDGVDYPPLLSLTGMNDPRVEPWHVFKMNARFLAADPRGPVLLRIEQKGGHTGSSLAQREASVVDVYSFLFRVFGVEYRPAGREAGSEGA; encoded by the coding sequence ATGCGCCGTCCGTTCTTCCTTCTTCTCTCCTCGATCGCTTTCGCCCTCCTCCTCCTCCCGGCCGCATGTTCCGTCGAGCCGGGGGATGACGGCCCGCCTCGGGCGCCGGTCCACACCGTGACGGACACCTATTGGGGCGTGGACGTGCGCGACGACTATCGTTACATGGAAAACGCCGCCGATCCGGAGGCGCTCTCCTGGGCGGAGGCGCAGAACGCCTACACCCGCGCCTGGCTGGACGCCTGCCCGCATCGGGAGCCGCTCGCGCGTCGCGTCGCCGAACTCCTCGGCTCCGACTCGCCGGACGTCGTCTCCATCAAACGCGGCGGGAACCGCGTCTTCGCCGCCGTGCACCGGCCGCCGGCGCAGCAGCCCTTCCTGGTGGAGATGCTCTCCTTCGACAAACCCGACGACTATCGGATCGTCTTCGACCCGAACGCGCTCGACTCGAGCGGCGGGACGACCATGGACTGGTACGTCCCCTCCCACGACGGCGCGATGATCGCCGTTTCTCTTTCGCGGCACGGCACCGAGGACGGAACGCTTTACGTTTATGACACCGACTCCGGAGAGAGACTGGCCGACGAAATCCCGCGCGTGCAGGGGGGAACCGCCGGAGGCGACGCCGCCTGGTCCGCCGACAACGGGGGTCTCTACTACACCCGCTACCCCTATCCGGGCGAGCGGCCGGACGAGGATCTCGCTTTTTACCAGCAGGTTTGGTTTCACCGTCTCGGCGACCCGATCGAGAACGATCGCTACGTGATCGGCGAGGAGTTCCCGCGCATCGCCGAGATCGGCCTCGAGGCGGACGAAAAGGGGAGCGTGATCGCCTCGGTCAGCTACGGCGACGGAGGTGAATACGCCTACTGGCTCCTCCGGCCGGGAGCGAACTGGACCCGTTTCGCCGATTTCGCCGACGGCGTGCAGGCCGCCCGTTTCGGCGGCGACGGGAACATCTACCTTCTCTCCCGCAAGGACGCGCCGAACAAAAAGATCCTCCGCCTCTCTCCGCGGAAGCCGGACATCGCCCGCGCGGAGACGATCGTCCCGGAACCGAAGGACCACGCGATCTCCTGGTTCGTCGCCGGTGAGAAGCGGCTCTACCTGGTCGAGATGGTCGGCGGCCCCTCGCGCCTGCAACCGGTCGATCTCTCCGGGCGCCCGCTCGACCCGGTCCGACTCGGGGAAATCAGCAGCGTCTCCCGCGTCACCCACCTGGGCGGCGACCGCGTGCTCGTCCGGCGGGAGACCCACACGGAGCCGCCGGCGTGGTACGAGTACCGGCCCGGTCTGCAAGAGGCGCGCCGGACCGCCCTCGCCCTCACCTCTCCCGCCGACTTCAGCGGGGTCGAAGTCACACGCGTCTTCGCGGTCGCCGACGACGGCGTCGAGATCCCGATCTTCATCATGAAAAAGAAAGAAACGCCCTTGGACGGCACGGCGCCCCTCCTTCTCACCAGCTATGGGTGCTACGGCTTCAGCCAGCGCCCCCGTTTCCGGGAGAACCGCCTCGTCTGGCTCGAGCAGGGGGGAATTCACGCCGAGGCGGGGATCCGCGGCGGCGGCGAGTACGGCGACGCCTGGCATCAGGCGGCGAGGCTGGAGAGAAAGAAGCGCTCCATCGACGACATGGCCGCCTGCGCGCGCCACCTCGCCGGTGCGGGTTACGCGTCGCCGGACCGGATCGCCGTCGAAGGGGGGAGCGCCGGCGGGCTGCTCGTCTACGGCGTCATGGTCCACCATCCGGAAACGATCGGCGCCGTGGTGAGCCACGTCGGCTTCGGCGACATGATCCGGAGCGAGTTCTCGCCCAACGGCCGCTTCAACGTCACCGAGTTCGGCACCGTCGAAGACTCGGTTCAGTTCGCGGGGATGTACGGCTATTCCCCCTACCACCACATACGGGACGGCGTGGACTACCCGCCCCTTCTCTCGCTCACCGGGATGAACGACCCGCGCGTCGAGCCGTGGCACGTCTTCAAGATGAACGCGCGGTTCCTGGCGGCGGACCCGCGCGGTCCGGTGCTGCTCCGGATCGAGCAAAAGGGGGGGCACACGGGGAGTTCGCTCGCCCAGAGAGAGGCGAGCGTCGTCGACGTCTACAGCTTCCTCTTCCGCGTCTTCGGCGTGGAGTACCGGCCGGCCGGCCGGGAGGCCGGTTCGGAGGGGGCATAG
- a CDS encoding CotH kinase family protein: protein MPKHTKPAAARLFEGPARLPLRFAAPLLAVWALCAPLPLAAYTLAPEGDPDYEEAERFVFGPADLPLIEVTLDPEDFDSFLDDPWQEEYRRCTVRFVNSLTDETVRDVGIRVRGNTSRAATKKSWKLSFNTFVSGRHFHGMEKMNLNGDRNDPSLVRSSLAFALYRAVGVPAPRARHVRLKINDGSEVEGVFVLIEQVDEEFAEAWFGNKSGSLYKCLYKEDRADLRYVAPGDGGTYRALGGGETYGEKNLDAPDYEDLAAFIDFVNHADDETFARELGNRFALDDFLRALAVDLLIGNWDNYWYGANNYYLYRNEANGLFEWIPHDMDNTFGVDFFGINWASRAVETWGDGGFGSTGGSLPPLIDRVLRVPAFEKRLRGYLRDFAIVPVSLSDQEPFIERMRTSITPFVFEGSYRNGRMDWGYGKGDFIDAFDYPSSFAGSRDTRDYGVKPFIEDRARWVEWHVDRPGYLPFLRVNEALAENRNGDRDEAGEREDWIEIENRWVSIIDLGGMYLTDDPAVPKKWRIPDGIRIDAGERLRFWCDGETEEGPAHAGFRLDPSGAAIALVHREEERNTVVDVLAYRELGADVSFGRDPDHVERTGYSATPTPGAPNHLDANIPPLLDRVFCEPPVPRDDEPFRIVVRARDLDGRVDSVFLHVGAGGETVRLPMEKEGGDRYGLFLNGMPEGTRIAWHVEAWDDDGALSVDPPGAPASRFGCVVEYAPPPLFLNEIAAGGAEGTGASDEPAGGWIEIRNDGAAPARLGGLRISAEPDTADVLVLPEASLEPGGYLVVRCERRAAAAEANDWSAPFLLSASGGKVRLSASIEEGGVTIDSVVYESMEPGAAWGRSGDEGLWAPLAAATPGGPNGAPATVPGASTAPVRTIRLSPHPVRASAGSTILFELDRASNVRIRLYDAAGRLAAEVLDERLAPGPRRIEWSPRTEAGRELAPGVYFLRVETETGVRTGKAVLLR, encoded by the coding sequence ATGCCGAAACACACGAAACCGGCGGCCGCCCGGCTTTTTGAGGGGCCTGCGCGCCTCCCGCTTCGTTTCGCGGCCCCCCTTCTCGCCGTCTGGGCGCTCTGCGCGCCTCTTCCCCTCGCCGCCTACACGCTCGCGCCGGAGGGAGACCCGGACTACGAGGAGGCGGAGCGCTTCGTCTTCGGTCCCGCCGACCTTCCGCTCATCGAGGTGACCCTCGATCCGGAGGATTTCGACTCTTTCCTCGATGATCCTTGGCAGGAGGAGTACCGGCGCTGCACGGTCCGGTTCGTGAATTCCCTGACCGACGAAACGGTGCGCGACGTGGGGATCCGCGTTCGGGGGAACACCTCCCGGGCGGCGACCAAGAAGTCGTGGAAGCTGAGCTTCAACACCTTCGTCTCCGGTCGTCATTTCCACGGCATGGAGAAGATGAACCTGAACGGCGACCGGAACGACCCGAGCCTGGTCCGTTCCTCACTCGCCTTCGCGCTCTACCGCGCCGTCGGCGTTCCCGCGCCGCGGGCGCGGCACGTCCGCCTGAAGATCAACGACGGGTCGGAGGTGGAGGGCGTGTTCGTTCTCATCGAGCAGGTGGACGAGGAATTCGCCGAGGCGTGGTTCGGGAACAAGAGCGGGAGCCTTTACAAGTGTCTGTATAAAGAGGATCGCGCCGATCTTCGCTACGTCGCGCCCGGCGACGGAGGGACCTACCGCGCCCTGGGGGGCGGAGAGACCTACGGCGAGAAGAATCTGGACGCGCCGGATTACGAGGATCTCGCCGCCTTCATCGATTTCGTGAACCATGCCGACGACGAGACCTTCGCCCGGGAGCTGGGGAACCGCTTCGCCCTGGACGATTTTCTTCGGGCGCTGGCGGTGGACCTATTGATCGGCAATTGGGACAACTATTGGTACGGCGCCAACAACTACTACCTCTACCGGAACGAGGCGAACGGCCTTTTCGAGTGGATCCCCCACGACATGGACAACACGTTCGGCGTCGATTTTTTCGGCATCAACTGGGCTTCGCGGGCCGTGGAGACCTGGGGGGACGGCGGCTTCGGCTCCACGGGCGGATCCCTCCCGCCGTTGATCGACCGCGTGCTCCGCGTTCCCGCCTTCGAGAAGCGCCTGCGAGGCTATTTGCGCGATTTCGCGATTGTCCCCGTCTCCCTCTCCGACCAGGAGCCGTTCATCGAACGGATGCGAACGTCGATCACTCCTTTCGTGTTCGAGGGCTCCTACCGGAACGGGCGGATGGACTGGGGATACGGGAAGGGGGATTTCATCGACGCCTTCGACTATCCCTCCTCCTTCGCCGGAAGCCGGGACACGCGGGACTACGGCGTGAAGCCGTTCATCGAGGATCGGGCGCGATGGGTGGAGTGGCACGTGGACCGGCCCGGCTATCTCCCCTTCCTCCGCGTGAACGAAGCGCTCGCCGAGAATCGGAACGGGGATCGGGACGAGGCGGGGGAGAGGGAGGACTGGATCGAGATCGAAAACCGGTGGGTATCGATCATCGATCTCGGCGGCATGTATCTGACCGACGATCCGGCGGTCCCGAAGAAGTGGCGGATCCCCGATGGGATAAGGATCGACGCGGGAGAGAGGCTCCGTTTCTGGTGCGACGGGGAAACGGAGGAGGGGCCGGCGCACGCCGGTTTCCGTCTCGACCCCTCCGGCGCGGCGATCGCGCTCGTCCATCGCGAGGAGGAGAGGAACACGGTGGTCGATGTGCTCGCCTACCGCGAGCTGGGCGCGGACGTCTCCTTCGGGCGCGACCCCGACCACGTGGAGCGGACCGGCTACTCGGCGACGCCCACGCCGGGCGCGCCGAATCATTTGGACGCGAACATTCCCCCGCTCCTCGATCGCGTGTTTTGCGAGCCGCCGGTTCCGCGGGACGACGAACCGTTCCGGATCGTCGTGAGGGCGCGCGACCTGGACGGCCGCGTGGATTCCGTCTTTCTCCACGTCGGCGCGGGGGGAGAGACGGTTCGCCTTCCGATGGAGAAAGAGGGAGGCGACCGGTACGGCCTTTTCCTGAACGGCATGCCGGAGGGAACAAGGATCGCCTGGCATGTGGAGGCGTGGGACGACGACGGCGCCCTCTCCGTCGACCCGCCCGGCGCGCCCGCCTCCCGTTTCGGGTGCGTCGTCGAATACGCCCCGCCGCCGCTTTTCCTGAACGAGATCGCCGCCGGCGGCGCGGAGGGAACGGGGGCCTCGGACGAACCCGCGGGCGGCTGGATCGAGATCCGGAACGACGGCGCCGCCCCGGCCCGTCTGGGCGGTCTCCGAATCTCCGCCGAACCGGACACGGCCGATGTGCTGGTCCTCCCGGAAGCGTCCCTCGAGCCGGGCGGCTATCTGGTGGTCCGATGCGAAAGGCGCGCGGCCGCGGCCGAGGCGAACGATTGGAGCGCCCCTTTCCTTCTGTCCGCCTCGGGAGGGAAGGTGCGTTTGTCGGCGTCGATCGAGGAGGGCGGCGTGACGATCGATTCGGTCGTCTACGAGTCGATGGAGCCGGGCGCCGCCTGGGGACGATCGGGGGATGAGGGACTCTGGGCGCCGCTCGCCGCCGCCACGCCGGGCGGCCCGAACGGCGCGCCGGCGACCGTTCCCGGCGCGTCGACCGCGCCCGTCCGGACGATCCGACTCAGCCCCCATCCGGTACGCGCTTCCGCCGGATCGACGATCCTCTTCGAGTTGGATCGCGCCTCCAACGTCCGCATTAGGCTCTACGACGCCGCCGGCAGGCTGGCGGCGGAAGTCCTCGACGAGCGCCTCGCCCCCGGCCCGCGCCGGATCGAGTGGAGCCCCCGAACCGAGGCGGGCCGCGAACTCGCGCCGGGGGTCTACTTTCTTCGCGTGGAGACCGAAACCGGGGTCCGGACCGGCAAAGCCGTTCTTCTTCGATGA